The proteins below are encoded in one region of Phaeodactylum tricornutum CCAP 1055/1 chromosome 3, complete sequence:
- a CDS encoding predicted protein, whose translation MSTLRRELSFSSYKYQDDKPQHIDYSVRQISSLIVTRSQFWNLYPLVQAGLIPSSLPPTLEIPLIFLPTAGCLAMSIVLRDSFRFYAVIDTGSPFLTAPEGATEFSHSLARMYPATEEQYGESKGEMLWRHCRTRIRGLETPLVFGVPQNNVLEETGGIFAGMILQDDSRPTFLKQLGYSSFVLDYATRHLQLSRQSLLLNDLNAMIMYDLAPFGPNLHHYALECQAVTLYTGKEKIDISNRLSRPVVVVIDSGLTGCVFSDSWKEDLPCKVEE comes from the exons ATGAGTACCTTGCGGAGAGAATTGAGTTTTTCTAGTTACAAATATCAAGATGACAAACCACAGCATATCGACTATAG TGTTAGACAGATTTCTTCCCTCATCGTTACCCGTTCTCAGTTCTGGAACCTGTACCCTCTTGTACAGGCTGGACTGATTCCTTCATCGCTCCCTCCGACTCTAGAAATACCGCTGATTTTCTTGCCAACGGCTGGATGTTTGGCAATGTCGATCGTCCTGCGAGATTCCTTTCGCTTTTATGCTGTTATCGACACTGGTTCACCGTTCTTGACCGCTCCCGAGGGTGCGACGGAATTTAGTCACAGTCTTGCCAGAATGTATCCGGCCACGGAAGAGCAGTACGGTGAATCCAAGGGGGAAATGTTATGGCGACATTGCCGAACTCGCATTCGAGGCCTAGAAACTCCTTTAGTTTTCGGGGTGCCACAAAACAACGTTCTGGAGGAAACCGGGGGGATTTTTGCTGGCATGATTTTACAAGATGATTCTAGACCAACTTTTCTGAAACAATTGGGATATTCTTCTTTTGTCTTAGACTATGCAACTAGACATTTGCAATTAAGCCGACAGTCGCTTTTGCTGAATGACCTGAATGCCATGATTATGTACGACTTGGCACCGTTCGGTCCCAACCTACACCACTACGCTTTAGAATGCCAAGCAGTCACGCTATATACTGGAAAGGAGAAAATCGACATTTCGAATCGCCTATCTCGAccagtcgttgtcgtcattgACAGTGGCCTCACGGGTTGTGTCTTCTCGGACTCGTGGAAAGAAGATCTTCCTTGTAAAGTCGAGGAG
- a CDS encoding predicted protein: MVFLLKGCLPSKARRRGRQPLPHAPDLAIIPTYRSVPRQLNPLLTACWNQEWESVQNLLDSYPEDTYYKTDHTGRTPLHLATMPGTTCPAPLVRRMIHANPHAVVECDRHQFGGTPLHFVCGSHHVHDSNLVQLLVQAALDTHAQFPQSIPTLRIHGWSPFLLACRKNPPIATILIFLRVQNTRPDGLWMVPCTGGETYLQITRARMSRDQTSQSPLNALYYSSMMEHAIVLPEFGVHFSDLSTLRDMTRVLFELDYETISTLKEHPDPTVSMWTKCLLILRQHVDDLSFLVHALACLHFPVTPLLKLACVLFPEQAFLCDANGRLPLHLALVEQWKEWQGTMEVLIATAPETVSIVDPVSGLIPACLASASAMHHSHLISMEYVELEIVFRLLRTDPTSLRIQQEFFRRWKGQA; encoded by the coding sequence ATGGTATTTCTTCTCAAAGGGTGTCTTCCTTCGAAAGCGCGTCGAAGAGGTCGACAGCCTCTTCCCCACGCTCCCGACCTTGCCATTATTCCGACTTACCGGAGCGTCCCGCGTCAACTGAATCCACTACTGACCGCCTGCTGGAATCAGGAGTGGGAAAGTGTGCAAAATTTACTGGATTCGTACCCGGAGGACACGTACTACAAAACCGATCACACTGGGCGCACGCCGTTGCACCTGGCTACCATGCCGGGCACCACGTGCCCGGCGCCTCTCGTTCGGCGCATGATCCACGCAAATCCGCACGCCGTAGTGGAATGCGATCGGCACCAGTTCGGTGGCACCCCTCTGCACTTTGTTTGTGGGTCGCATCACGTGCACGACTCCAATCTGGTCCAACTCTTGGTACAAGCCGCTCTGGATACGCATGCGCAATTTCCCCAATCCATCCCCACCCTGCGCATTCACGGATGGTCACCTTTTCTGCTCGCCTGTCGCAAAAACCCTCCAATTGCCACTATTTTGATCTTTTTGCGGGTGCAGAACACGCGACCGGATGGACTATGGATGGTGCCGTGTACCGGTGGGGAAACGTACCTACAGATCACTCGTGCACGGATGTCGCGCGACCAAACGTCACAGTCGCCATTGAACGCGTTGTACTACAGTAGCATGATGGAGCACGCTATCGTTCTTCCAGAATTTGGTGTACATTTTTCAGATCTTTCAACTTTACGGGATATGACCCGAGTCCTATTCGAGTTGGATTATGAAACGATATCAACACTGAAGGAGCACCCAGATCCTACGGTATCCATGTGGACAAAGTGTCTTTTGATTCTTCGTCAACACGTTGACGATCTTTCGTTTTTGGTGCACGCACTTGCGTGTCTCCACTTCCCAGTCACGCCGCTTCTGAAACTCGCGTGTGTTCTTTTCCCGGAACAAGCCTTCTTGTGTGATGCCAACGGCCGGCTTCCTTTGCACTTGGCGTTGGTGGAACAATGGAAAGAATGGCAGGGCACCATGGAAGTCTTAATAGCGACGGCTCCGGAAACAGTCAGCATCGTGGACCCCGTATCGGGATTGATACCTGCTTGCCTGGCATCCGCCAGTGCCATGCATCATTCGCATTTAATTTCCATGGAATACGTCGAACTGGAAATTGTCTTTCGACTTTTGCGTACCGATCCAACCTCTCTTCGCATACAACAAGAGTTTTTTCGAAGGTGGAAGGGACAAGCATGA
- a CDS encoding predicted protein — protein TNKVVLITGGNTGLGLESGKRLAASGATVILTTRSVAKGQQAVREVQEYLNEQGVENSHVQYVTLDLCDLQQVKDFPNTLSSVLSKDQSIDVLMNNAGVMAIPDRQLTKDGYERTFQTNHLGHFVLTAKLASRLANDARIVNVSSEAWQFAPKGIELDNLNGEREYGPWSSYGQSKLANILFAKELQAKADAAGKAWTVTSLHPGAVATDLGRYILLFVPLSKFTKTVPEGASTQVYLAANPGKGGSYYIDCKAKTLKGAPTDMAKADALWQVSEKLGGVQFQL, from the exons ACCAACAAGGTCGTGCTCATTACCGGAGGGAACACCGGACTCGGTCTGGAGTCGGGCAAACGACTGGCGGCGTCCGGAGCGACCGTCATTCTCACAACACGGTCCGTCGCGAAAGGACAACAGGCGGTCCGGGAGGTACAGGAATATTTGAACGAGCAAGGGGTCGAGAATTCCCACGTACAGTACGTCACGCTCGATTTGTGTGATCTACAGCAAGTGAAAGACTTCCCCAATACCCTCTCGTCGGTTTTGAGCAAGGACCAATCCATTGACGTGCTCATGAACAATGCCGGAGTCATGGCAATTCCCGATCGGCAGCTTACCAAAGACGGATACGAACGCACCTTCCAGACGAATCATCTCGGACACTTTGTCTTGACGGCCAAACTAGCTTCTCGCTTGGCCAACGACGCCAGAATTGTCAATGTCTCGTCGGAAGCCTGGCAATTCGCTCCCAAAGGCATCGAATTGGACAATTTGAACGGCGAACGTGAATACGGTCCGTGGTCGTCCTACGGACAATCCAAGCTCGCCAATATACTGTTCGCCAAAGAGTTGCAAGCCAAGGCGGATGCTGCGGGCAAGGCATGGACGGTCACATCCTTGCATCCGGGAGCAGTCGCCACCGATCTTGGACGATACATT CTCCTCTTTGTGCCACTCTCCAAATTCACCAAGACAGTACCCGAAGGAGCTTCCACGCAAGTGTACTTGGCGGCCAATCCCGGCAAGGGAGGCTCGTACTACATTGATTGCAAAGCCAAGACGCTCAAGGGCGCACCCACCGACATGGCCAAAGCCGATGCCCTCTGGCAAGTTTCTGAGAAGCTTGGGGGTGTCCAATTTCAACTATAG
- a CDS encoding predicted protein produces MSTTVMGKSIFAIGAFLTASLYNFAAYKKETPSDVRVHLAVQERTASAEDDRITMLPGLDYDPGFEQFSGYLDVSATRHIFYWYMESQSDPANDPVVLWTNGGPGCSGLLGMGAEHGPFYISKSGRLHDNPYSWNKVANMIYFEQPAGVGFSYCDAAEDYITGDEQAAADNYNFIVEFLQRYPERQTNDFYVSSESYGGHYIPQMTLEILRRDIDHFVNFKGFLLGNPYVDPLSNMVTQFEAYYSHGLIAKPLFDDWSKKCKDSNYWMSRECDQITTNMFKQFGHGINPYALDYPVCKKDAAEYSHLERPVSNPAFKPCSQEFLENYLDREEVRDALHVAPSAKPWDVCGGVRYSKSDVDIPTIGLYQELIDQAKAGKHDLNMLIYSGDDDSICSTAGTQYWLWDLAEASSIWKAWQAQEQTSGFVTTFDLGDKTNATFTFVTVHGAGHEVPSYRPVEALEMFRRFLAHGF; encoded by the exons ATGAGCACTACAGTGATGGGGAAAAGCATCTTTGCGATCGGCGCCTTTTTGACCGCTTCTTTGTACAATTTTGCAGCTTACAAGAAAGAAACTCCATCGGATGTACGGGTGCATCTTGCGGTCCAAGAACGTACTGCCAGTGCTGAGGACGATCGCATAACCATGTTGCCCGGCTTAGACTACGATCCAGGGTTTGAACAATTTTCGGGGTATTTGGACGTATCGGCAACGCGACACATATTTTACTGGTACATGGAGAGCCAGTCTGATCCTGCCAACGATCCTGTCGTGCTCTGGACCAA TGGCGGACCGGGATGTTCAGGTTTACTGGGCATGGGTGCTGAGCACGGGCCATTCTACATTTCAAAAAGTGGGAGGCTTCACGACAATCCATACAGTTGGAATAAGGTTGCCAACATGATCTATTTTGAACAACCTGCTGGAGTAGGGTTTTCATATTGTGATGCAGCGGAGGACTACATCACTGGCGACGAGCAAGCAGCAGCAGACAACTACAACTTTATTGTGGAGTTCTTGCAGCGCTACCCAGAACGCCAGACTAACGACTTCTACGTATCGTCCGAGTCCTACGGGGGTCACTATATTCCCCAAATGACTTTggaaattcttcgtcgtgatATTGACCATTTCGTCAATTTCAAAGGATTCTTGCTTGGAAATCCATATGTGGACCCTTTATCGAACATGGTAACTCAGTTTGAAGCTTACTATAGCCACGGTCTCATAGCCAAACCGCTCTTTGACGATTGGAGTAAAAAATGCAAGGATTCTAACTACTGGATGTCCAGAGAATGTGACCAAATCACCACAAACATGTTCAAACAGTTTGGACACGGTATCAATCCGTATGCCTTGGATTATCCGGTTTGTAAGAAAGATGCTGCTGAGTATTCCCATCTGGAGCGACCAGTCAGCAATC CTGCTTTTAAGCCTTGTTCACAAGAGTTTCTTGAAAACTATTTGGATCGAGAAGAGGTGCGGGATGCCTTGCATGTTGCACCGAGTGCTAAGCCCTGGGATGTTTGTGGAGGCGTACGATACTCGAAATCTGACGTAGATATTCCGACGATTGGGCTTTACCAAGAGCTTATCGATCAAGCCAAAGCCGGCAAGCACGATCTCAATATGCTCATTTATTCCGGCGATGATGATAGTATCTGCTCGACCGCCGGGACTCAATATTGGCTCTGGGATCTAGCCGAAGCATCATCAATCTGGAAGGCATGGCAAGCTCAAGAGCAAACCTCCGGATTCGTCACAACTTTCGATCTGGGAGACAAGACCAACGCTACCTTCACATTTGTGACAGTGCACGGAGCTGGCCACGAAGTACCCTCCTACCGCCCTGTGGAAGCTCTGGAGATGTTTCGACGGTTTCTAGCACATGGGTTCTAG
- a CDS encoding predicted protein, translating into MDPPDVVDKPHPCAVLHTWIDPNAERAATAREKIGERLEQQYSKWQTASTAWPLRKRRTVDPTMEDVRSLCQHLRRHARNERVLFHYHGHGVPRPTHNGEIWAFDAKRTEYIALSVADVRTWLGKPSIVVLDCSSAGVLVPFFTAPMADPSVAPSSTPSRAQTEPTNLREQASEWVSDTVVLCPCSEGEWLPMNPDYPVDIFTSCLTTPLKIALRWFIQRNPVSMASLHPDAVDHIPGVFNDRKTPLGELNWIFAAVTDSIAWNVLPKPLFQRLFRHDLLMSSMFRNFLLADRVLRSMGCTPVSYPPLPPGISNHQLWQSWDLACETMLVQLMNDGTSRHPTNHTVSVSSPFFSEQLTAFEVWLEFTSIHKMQLKLGMLEPPEPLPMVLQVLLSQTHRIRALHLLRRFLEFGPWAVNLSLILGIFPYVSKLLQSPDYKSLLVGIWASILAFDPSCRVDMLKNGILHHFVQYLTLDPDAYGSVKEAKAARERTLAAFDLSITCCGYPMGQSECVRLRLHNHFCALFSAYEKTEKCQYDDMELYLPARFRLWLCICIANMMKDNNATQAEAYNAGVHSRLFVRMSDQDPDVRAAVCYALGCLLGTSAKNEQTGKNLLTIEVLLKAVEDASVVVRYEATLGLARAVGKYLDAFVSVASTAASNEDRNMYVSLPPAVDLKTGDRFALVWSILRLLQHNDPFPFIAKAANDIVCVVFEHLLRRRLTTSDRDDKGRQSLALRAEKLASNLTGIEEEQDSDGIAGHSIDSTPPLSEAPTQQPSAVMQKSPQADLRRVASESITGRNTAHSMEQNALDMNLSGVLKEDMVKGGPVHYILPKSQFFEWKRDSFDINFEFVDDDTPADTDPLKMLYEQESEDALLAVEEEATLKKGELELQENMLLRNEGVKMTSMVRFHAYEDVLMACGASDAVSMWCTNSGKQLTKFLNSKTKKARLTTSAWINEHASSLFMVGGDTGNVHVWGNLLESNGEACRTPAKLISAFQAAPMTAGQRGSGLICEWQSYSGTLLAGGSSKTLRCWDLESEKLSNQFETNTDANLTTLTTAWDYDELGMGPGPKGYQGIGQDIVVGGFSDGALRIFDIRTNQAGSSLQSSQPTRPRRKRATEFSEHKTWVVSTSFTAYGNRYELISGTISGEIKIWDLRMSSSIRTFAAQRSTMTSFAVHSKIPILATGSHAQFIKLLTLDGDAFQVMRYHGKMASHRIGPVSCLAFHRFKPMLAAGATDAYIGLYTTKKRFI; encoded by the exons ATGGATCCTCCAGATGTTGTGGATAAACCTCATCCCTGTGCAGTGCTTCATACTTGGATCGACCCCAACGCCGAACGTGCGGCCACGGCACGCGAAAAAATCGGAGAACGCCTTGAGCAACAGTATTCCAAGTGGCAGACAGCCAGCACGGCCTGGCCGTTGCGCAAACGACGGACGGTAGATCCGACCATGGAAGATGTACGGAGCCTTTGCCAGCATCTCCGTCGACACGCCCGGAACGAGAGAGTCTTGTTTCATTACCACGGACATGGTGTGCCGAGACCAACCCACAACGGAGAAATATGGGCGTTCGACGCCAAGCGTACAGAATACATTGCCTTATCGGTTGCAGATGTTCGCACGTGGCTGGGAAAACCCAGTATT GTTGTTTTGGACTGTTCCTCCGCTGGCGTGCTAGTGCCTTTCTTTACGGCGCCAATGGCCGATCCTTCGGTTGCACCCTCCTCGACACCATCGCGAGCTCAGACCGAACCGACAAATCTCAGGGAACAAGCATCGGAGTGGGTTAGCGACACAGTCGTACTATGTCCTTGCTCTGAAGGCGAATGGCTACCCATGAACCCAGACTATCCCGTCGACATTTTTACGTCGTGTTTAACCACTCCACTCAAGATTGCTCTTCGGTGGTTCATTCAAAGGAACCCCGTCAGCATGGCTTCCCTTCACCCCGATGCAGTAGATCACATTCCTGGTGTTTTCAACGATCGAAAAACTCCACTCGGAGAATTGAATTGGATATTTGCCGCCGTAACGGACTCAATTGCTTGGAACGTACTGCCCAAACCGCTATTTCAGCGACTTTTTCGTCACGACTTGCTGATGTCCAGTATGTTTCGTAACTTTTTATTGGCTGACCGAGTTCTGCGATCGATGGGTTGCACCCCGGTATCCTATCCTCCGTTGCCACCGGGCATTTCGAATCATCAACTGTGGCAATCTTGGGACTTGGCCTGTGAAACAATGTTGGTGCAGCTCATGAATGACGGA ACTTCCAGGCACCCCACCAATCACACAGTGAGTGTCTCATCACCGTTTTTCTCAGAGCAATTGACAGCTTTTGAAGTATGGCTAGAATTTACGTCAATCCATAAGATGCAGTTGAAACTCGGAATGCTGGAGCCACCCGAACCGCTGCCAATGGTACTACAGGTCCTACTTAGTCAGACACACCGTATTCGTGCGTTGCACCTCCTTCGGCGGTTTTTAGAATTTGGCCCATGGGCAGTTAACCTGTCACTCATTCTGGGAATTTTTCCCTACGTGTCGAAATTGCTGCAATCTCCTGACTACAAGAGCTTATTGGTTGGTATTTGGGCATCTATCTTGGCTTTCGACCCTTCTTGTCGCGTTGACATGCTGAAAAACGGAATTCTTCACCACTTTGTCCAGTATTTGACATTGGACCCGGATGCATATGGTTCAGTTaaagaagccaaagccgCTCGGGAGCGAACCTTGGCTGCGTTCGACTTGTCCATTACTTGCTGTGGTTACCCTATGGGGCAGTCCGAATGTGTTCGACTTCGCCTCCATAATCATTTCTGCGCGCTCTTTTCTGCTTacgaaaaaacagaaaaatgtCAGTATGACGATATGGAACTTTATTTGCCAGCGCGCTTTCGACTTTGGTTATGTATTTGCATCGCGAATATGATGAAAGACAACAATGCAACGCAGGCTGAAGCGTACAACGCTGGTGTACATTCACGCCTATTTGTGCGAATGAGTGACCAAGATCCGGACGTGCGAGCCGCAGTTTGCTATGCTCTTGGTTGCCTCCTCGGTACTTCCGCGAAAAATGAACAAACAGGGAAAA ATTTGTTAACGATTGAGGTCTTATTGAAAGCAGTTGAAGACGCGAGTGTTGTAGTACGGTACGAAGCTACACTCGGTCTAGCACGAGCAGTTGGAAAATATCTTGATGCCTTTGTATCCGTTGCCTCCACCGCAGCAAGCAATGAAGATAGAAATATGTATGTTTCTTTGCCTCCTGCCGTTGATCTCAAAACAGGCGATCGTTTTGCACTGGTTTGGAGCATCTTGCGGTTATTGCAGCACAATGACCCCTTTCCTTTCATTGCTAAGGCGGCAAACGATATCGTGTGCGTAGTCTTTGAGCATTTACTTCGCCGCCGATTGACTACCAGCGATCGGGATGACAAGGGGCGCCAGAGTCTAGCGCTGCGCGCTGAGAAACTGGCATCAAATTTGACAGGGATCGAAGAGGAGCAGGACTCCGATGGCATTGCGGGCCATTCTATCGATTCAACTCCACCACTTAGCGAAGCCCCCACTCAGCAACCCTCCGCCGTCATGCAAAAGTCACCCCAAGCCGATCTACGTCGCGTTGCTTCAGAATCTATAACAGGTAGGAACACAGCTCACTCGATGGAGCAGAATGCCCTTGATATGAATTTATCTGGAGTCTTAAAGGAAGATATGGTTAAAGGCGGTCCCGTACATTACATACTTCCGAAGTCTCAATTTTTCGAGTGGAAAAGGGACTCTTTCGACATAAACTTTGAGTTTGTAGATGATGATACTCCAGCTGATACAGACCCTCTCA AAATGCTTTACGAACAAGAAAGCGAGGATGCTTTGCTAGCagtagaagaagaagccacTTTGAAAAAGGGCGAGCTGGAGCTACAAGAAAACATGCTTTTACGCAACGAAGGAGTCAAGATGACGTCTATGGTTCGGTTTCATGCTTATGAAGATGTACTGATGGCTTGCGGCGCGTCAGATGCCGTTTCAATGTGGTGCACAAACTCCGGCAAACAGCTTACGAAATTTCTCAATagcaaaacaaaaaaggcTCGATTGACTACATCGGCTTGGATCAATGAACACGCATCCAGTCTTTTCATGGTTGGCGGCGACACTGGCAACGTTCACGTGTGGGGCAACCTCCTTGAGAGCAACGGAGAGGCATGCAGAACACCTGCCAAGTTGATCTCAGCCTTTCAAGCCGCTCCCATGACAGCGGGACAACGCGGTAGTGGACTCATTTGCGAATGGCAATCGTACAGTGGGACATTGTTGGCTGGTGGCAGCAGCAAGACTCTGCGCTGCTGGGATCTAGAATCGGAAAAACTTTCTAATCAATTTGAGACCAACACAGACGCAAACCTGACAACTTTGACGACTGCTTGGGATTACGATGAACTTGGAATGGGGCCCGGGCCTAAAGGATATCAAGGCATTGGACAGGATATCGTTGTCGGCGGTTTTAGCGATGGAGCTTTGAGGATATTTGATATTCGCACCAACCAGGCAGGCAGTAGCTTGCAGTCTAGCCAACCTACACGACCTCGCCGAAAGAGAGCTACTGAGTTTTCTGAACACAAGACTTGGGTCGTTTCGACTTCGTTCACTGCGTATGGAAACCGTTACGAGCTCATTTCGGGAACAATATCCGGGGAAATAAAGATTTGGGACTTACGTATGTCTTCAAGTATTCGAACATTTGCTGCACAGAGAAGCACCATGACGAGCTTTG
- a CDS encoding predicted protein produces the protein MQLKPDLLKGIYAYGFEKPSAIQQRAIRPIIRGRDVIAQSQSGTGKTAVFSVSSLQLLQENSRECQVLILSPTRELAEQTQKVVQALGDFMNVHCHACIGGKSLGQDLNALEKGGIQIISGTPGRVFDLIRRNALSPNHLKAMILDEADEMLNRGFKEQIYDIYRFLPASTQVVLMSATLPASVLDMTRKFMNDPIRILVRRDELTLEGIRQFFINVEKEEWKFDTLCDLYDTLTITQAVIFCNTKQKVDWLAGKMKDKNFTVSAMHGDMDQGARDAVMEEFRSGSSRVLIATDLWGRGIDVQQVSLVICYDLPTNRELYIHRIGRSGRFGRKGIAINFVREEDTRLLRDIEQFYSTQIEEMPTNVGDLL, from the coding sequence ATGCAACTGAAACCCGATTTACTCAAGGGGATTTACGCGTACGGATTTGAAAAACCGAGCGCCATTCAGCAGCGTGCCATTCGACCCATCATTCGCGGCCGGGACGTGATTGCCCAGAGCCAGTCCGGAACGGGCAAGACGGCCGTCTTTTCCGTTTCCAGTCTACAACTGTTGCAAGAGAATTCACGGGAGTGTCAAGTTTTGATTCTCAGTCCGACACGGGAATTGGCGGAACAAACACAAAAGGTCGTGCAAGCCTTGGGTGATTTCATGAACGTGCATTGCCACGCGTGTATTGGCGGGAAAAGCCTCGGACAGGATTTGAACGCGTTGGAAAAAGGAGGAATTCAGATTATCTCCGGTACACCTGGACGTGTTTTCGATTTGATTCGACGGAACGCTCTGTCTCCCAACCATCTTAAAGCCATGATTCTGGACGAAGCGGACGAAATGCTCAACCGGGGTTTCAAAGAACAGATTTACGATATTTATCGGTTTTTGCCAGCATCGACCCAGGTGGTTTTGATGAGTGCCACGCTGCCCGCCAGCGTTCTAGACATGACACGCAAGTTCATGAACGATCCTATTCGCATCTTGGTTCGGCGCGACGAGTTGACGTTGGAAGGCATCCGACAGTTCTTTATCAatgtggaaaaggaagaatgGAAATTTGACACACTCTGTGACCTATACGATACGTTGACGATCACGCAAGCCGTAATCTTTTGCAATACGAAACAAAAGGTCGATTGGTTGGCGGGGAAGATGAAAGACAAGAACTTTACAGTGTCAGCCATGCACGGGGATATGGATCAAGGTGCACGCGATGCGGTCATGGAAGAGTTTCGCTCTGGATCTTCGCGCGTGTTGATCGCGACGGATTTGTGGGGACGGGGTATTGATGTCCAGCAAGTCAGCTTGGTCATCTGCTACGATCTTCCAACGAACCGCGAGTTGTACATTCATCGGATCGGGCGGTCTGGTCGGTTTGGTCGCAAGGGAATTGCGATCAACTTTGTCCGCGAAGAAGACACCCGACTACTTCGAGATATTGAGCAGTTTTACAGTACGCAAATCGAGGAGATGCCAACAAATGTGGGTGATTTACTGTAG
- a CDS encoding predicted protein: protein MATESKVGSELADPNKEEQQYEDETHTDASTSTSLSVAEDHDDDSACYADMGFMFEGSQPTSIRRFQFPKRDGSAVQVVVRVVDDDPGAVQSGHYLWPAAQLLAEYMVSLPPPAVPVISVLELGAGCALAALTALQCWQPTLQCVVVTDHDPGTLQRARDNHESTIESIMDAATSEESLEQTINSLASIPVEFREYSWGTDPAPLTAVLGEHVNVKACDPSPTWFDLILGSDLIYDTAVVEPLFTTVAPLMARTSRFLLSQSFVYETVTEEEIQRVCELFGLTRTILLDDGQGERRIQEFTRGRQ, encoded by the coding sequence ATGGCTACCGAGTCGAAAGTAGGGTCGGAACTCGCGGATCCCAACAAAGAAGAACAGCAATACGAAGACGAGACCCACACCGATGCTTCAACCTCTACCAGTCTATCCGTCGCGGAAgaccacgacgacgattcggcTTGTTACGCCGATATGGGATTCATGTTTGAAGGAAGCCAGCCCACGTCAATTCGACGTTTTCAGTTTCCGAAAAGGGACGGTTCTGCGGTACAAGTAGTTGTCCGTGTCGTTGACGACGACCCCGGCGCCGTTCAGTCGGGTCACTATCTGTGGCCGGCCGCCCAATTGCTCGCGGAGTATATGGTTTCGTTGCCTCCACCCGCAGTACCGGTAATCTCCGTTTTGGAACTGGGCGCGGGCTGTGCACTAGCGGCCTTGACCGCGCTGCAGTGCTGGCAACCAACTTTGCAGtgtgtcgtcgtcacggaCCACGACCCGGGGACCCTACAGCGTGCCCGAGACAACCACGAATCCACCATCGAAAGTATCATGGATGCGGCAACCAGTGAAGAGTCTCTCGAACAAACTATTAATAGTCTAGCCAGTATTCCGGTGGAATTTCGGGAATACTCTTGGGGGACTGATCCTGCTCCCTTGACGGCCGTTCTCGGTGAGCACGTCAACGTCAAAGCCTGCGACCCCAGTCCGACTTGGTTCGATCTCATCCTCGGAAGTGATTTGATCTACGATACGGCCGTGGTGGAACCACTGTTCACTACGGTGGCTCCGCTGATGGCGAGAACTTCCCGATTCTTACTGTCCCAAAGCTTCGTTTACGAAACCGTGACGGAAGAGGAAATCCAACGCGTTTGCGAATTGTTTGGCCTGACTCGAACCATTCTACTAGATGATGGGCAAGGGGAACGACGAATACAAGAGTTCACGCGTGGCAGACAGTAA
- a CDS encoding predicted protein has product MKPFFPFFAALLSIHTSWSFVQQPAFSTLSRNVAFQTLAAVALEPEPDGGEELNPEKSMPGSRMKKMAQVENVKSDDGAVYSFWMTAEVEGALIKEIRSQILKDAAKKANFPGFRKGQVPPYAQPQITGFSVQEAIIKTVEAAVNSFGLKSIPGSAGEINVNEDVEAISKGYKVGDNINFTAKFNAVFDAEKQNLDDETKEEKVIDVRVASEE; this is encoded by the exons ATGAAACCGTTTTTCCCGTTTTTCGCTGCTCTGTTATCGATCCACACATCTTGGTCCTTCGTCCAGCAGCCGGCGTTTTCGACTCTCTCCAGAAATGTGGCTTTTCAGACTCTGGCAGCAGTTGCTCTTGAGCCTGAACCGGATGGTGGGGAAGAGCTGAATCCAGAGAAATCAATGCCTGGATCTCGAATGAAGAAAATGGCTCAAGTGGAGAATGTCAAAAGTGACGACGGAGCCGTCTACAGCTTTTGGATGACGGCGGAAGTGGAGGGGGCACTGATAAAGGAAATTCGGTCGCAGATTCTTAAGGATGCCGCAAAAAAGGCAAATTTCCCTGGATTTCGCAAA GGACAAGTACCCCCCTATGCTCAGCCTCAAATCACTGGATTCTCGGTTCAAGAAGCTATTATTAAAACGGTGGAAGCTGCTGTGAATTCTTTTGGCTTGAAATCGATTCCAGGAAGCGCCGGGGAGATAAATGTCAATGAGGATGTGGAGGCCATTAGTAAGGGATACAAAGTTGGTGACAACATCAACTTCACCGCAAAATTCAATGCTGTTTTTGATGCAGAGAAGCAAAATTTAGACGACGAAACCAAGGAAGAGAAGGTGATCGATGTCAGGGTCGCTAGCGAAGAGTAG